In Harmonia axyridis chromosome X, icHarAxyr1.1, whole genome shotgun sequence, a single window of DNA contains:
- the LOC123686589 gene encoding leucine-rich repeat-containing protein 47-like, which translates to MKLDELKLRPLNRSEEMTGQELFEKLQIEAENFRKEKKRNTYSGIHRYLYLIEGKPEFPCLLNSKGEVISFPPITNADISQMELGSTDIFLEVTSSESLQIYKNVMNNLLREMVLLFEADLNVLQVRINDEEGTMKNVYPSKADLNFSDENLIQIIRVNL; encoded by the coding sequence ATGAAACTCGATGAATTGAAACTGAGACCGTTGAACAGAAGTGAAGAAATGACTGGGCAAGAACTGTTCGAGAAACTCCAAATTGAAGCTGAAAATTTTAGAAAAGAGAAGAAACGTAATACCTACTCTGGCATACACAGATATTTGTATCTTATTGAAGGAAAACCAGAATTCCCTTGTCTACTTAATTCAAAGGGAGAAGTTATTTCTTTTCCTCCTATTACAAATGCAGACATTTCACAGATGGAACTTGGCTCAACCgatatatttttggaagtaACTAGTTCAGAATCGCTTCAAATATACAAAAATGTAATGAACAACCTACTCAGAGAAATGGTGTTACTTTTTGAAGCAGATTTAAATGTTCTACAGGTTAGAATAAATGATGAGGAAGGGACGATGAAGAATGTGTATCCTTCAAAGGCAGATCTcaatttttctgatgaaaaccTCATTCAGATTATAAGAGTcaatttatga
- the LOC123685931 gene encoding uncharacterized protein LOC123685931, whose translation MEYQYLNIIIESKDKLIEELQDKIKILKNYNYVLEKIGDNQGNFSGENSPSMVPSTRSPTDSHKSVQKSLLPSLVCGNVKNSDESVHSAKQVNQEMNKDSSEISVSLSEDRIKIKNMKFGSSNESTSTNKQGNTAVKLRQMSKNVVNQQIQTNKPVVNSKTSKNKNNKWSIMGKATDSNIKAIPKKVSLFVSRINTQTTSLDFISMVKQNFEEAVCTQLQSKHPEYYHSYKVSINAENLEKAKSCDIWPSDAYVSMFFHRKTTRKEQT comes from the coding sequence atggAATATCAATATCTGAACATAATTATTGAAAGTAAGGACAAACTGATTGAGGAACTACAGGATAAGATAAAAATACTGAAGAATTATAATTATGTCTTAGAAAAAATCGGAGATAATCAAGGAAATTTTTCTGGTGAAAATTCACCTAGTATGGTGCCATCTACGAGATCTCCTACCGACTCTCATAAATCTGTGCAGAAGTCATTGTTACCGTCTCTTGTGTGTGGAAATGTAAAAAATTCAGATGAATCTGTGCATTCAGCCAAACAGGTGAATCAAGAAATGAACAAGGATAGCAGCGAAATTTCCGTCTCTTTATCTGAAgatagaataaaaattaaaaatatgaagTTTGGTAGTTCAAATGAATCaacgtcaacaaataaacaaGGAAATACTGCCGTCAAACTTAGACAGATGTCAAAGAATGTCGTGAATCAACAAATACAAACAAACAAACCTGTTGTCAATTCGAAGACatcaaagaataaaaataataaatggtcCATTATGGGAAAGGCAACAGATAGCAATATAAAGGCTATTCCTAAAAAAGTATCtctttttgtttcaaggatcAATACTCAAACAACATCATTGGATTTCATAAGCATGGTGAAGCAGAATTTTGAGGAGGCTGTATGTACCCAGTTGCAATCTAAACATCCTGAATACTATCATTCCTATAAAGTCTCCATTAATGCAGAAAATCTAGAAAAAGCCAAATCATGTGATATCTGGCCGAGTGATGCTTATGTGTCGATGTTTTTCCACAGGAAAACCACACGAAAGGAACAAACATGA